A stretch of the Papaver somniferum cultivar HN1 chromosome 6, ASM357369v1, whole genome shotgun sequence genome encodes the following:
- the LOC113289616 gene encoding WUSCHEL-related homeobox 8-like, translating into MCERDIYDYIGMMGLVKYFRKSVEEEEEGNQKEEGEEVSEKVMELENQLNQQHQQEQEQQQNGVLYVKVMTDEQMEVLKRQISAYASITEQLVQMHKSVSTQHDLTGMKLGNFYCDPLMSSTGHKISSRQRWTPTTVQLQILEHIFDQGTGTPSKQKIKEITNELLQHGQISETNVYNWFQNRRARSKRKQLVNTINTAESEAETEDESQMEKKAKPESVQSHENSALRLEEMCFNNSEMNSDLHLLDPYSNQPEMFPSDGGSKSSGSLGRLSYYESVMSNPRLDHLMGKVEEIPGSFSTFPQESGYDIIG; encoded by the exons ATGTGTGAGAGAGATATCTATGACTATATAGGAATGATGGGTTTGGTGAAATACTTCAGAAAaagtgtagaagaagaagaagaaggaaaccaaaaagaagaaggagaagaagtgagTGAGAAAGTAATGGAGTTGGAGAATCAATTGAACCAGCAGCACCAGcaagaacaagaacaacaacaaaatgggGTGTTGTATGTCAAAGTAATGACAGATGAACAAATGGAAGTACTTAAAAGACAAATCTCTGCTTATGCTTCTATTACTGAGCAGCTTGTTCAGATGCACAAATCTGTttctactcaacatgatcttaCTG GAATGAAGCTGGGAAACTTTTACTGTGATCCACTCATGTCTTCTACTGGCCACAAGATATCATCGAGGCAGCGATGGACCCCTACAACCGTGCAGCTGCAAATTCTTGAGCATATCTTTGACCAAGGCACTGGAACTCCAAGTAAGCAGAAGATCAAAGAGATAACCAACGAATTATTGCAGCATGGTCAAATTTCAGAGACAAATGTTTATAACTGGTTCCAAAACAGGCGGGCAAGGTCAAAACGGAAGCAACTCGTGAATACAATAAACACTGCTGAATCTGAGGCAGAAACTGAAGACGAGTCCCAGATGGAAAAGAAGGCCAAGCCAGAGAGCGTCCAATCCCATGAAAATTCGGCACTGAGGCTAGAGGAAATGTGCTTCAATAATTCTGAAATGAACTCCGATCTTCATCTGTTAGACCCGTATTCTAATCAGCCGGAGATGTTTCCTTCAGACGGTGGTTCAAAATCTTCTGGCAGCTTGGGCCGCCTGTCTTACTACGAGAGTGTAATGTCAAACCCAA GATTAGACCATCTTATGGGAAAGGTGGAAGAAATTCCTGGGAGCTTTAGCACCTTCCCGCAGGAATCTGGTTATGACATCATTGGATAA